Proteins encoded in a region of the Chryseobacterium piperi genome:
- a CDS encoding DUF1272 domain-containing protein translates to MLEIRPICEHCGKQLPNESQEAMICTFECTFCCHCVETILENVCPNCGGGFEKRPVRPKEKLVKYPVKTEPYLKPVNLAEFESLKNEKKNIKPHDR, encoded by the coding sequence ATGCTTGAAATTAGACCAATATGTGAACATTGTGGAAAACAATTACCCAATGAGAGTCAAGAAGCAATGATTTGTACTTTTGAATGTACATTTTGTTGTCATTGTGTGGAAACGATACTTGAAAATGTTTGCCCCAATTGTGGAGGTGGTTTTGAGAAAAGACCGGTGAGGCCGAAAGAGAAACTTGTAAAATATCCTGTTAAAACTGAGCCTTATCTGAAACCTGTAAATTTGGCAGAGTTTGAAAGTTTAAAGAACGAAAAGAAAAATATAAAACCTCACGACAGATAA
- a CDS encoding four helix bundle protein, with protein sequence MSESIIGKKSFEFAICIVNFYKRFSSEKKEFILSRQILRSGTSIGANVREALNAQSKMDFIHKLSISQKECDETIYWLELLFATDYISKEEFENLRNQASEILKIIRSIIITTKNKTHNS encoded by the coding sequence ATGAGTGAAAGTATTATTGGGAAAAAGAGTTTTGAATTCGCAATATGTATTGTTAACTTTTATAAGAGATTTAGTTCAGAAAAAAAAGAATTTATATTATCTAGACAAATTTTACGATCAGGGACATCCATTGGAGCGAATGTAAGAGAGGCACTAAATGCTCAAAGTAAAATGGATTTTATTCATAAATTATCTATTTCACAAAAAGAATGTGATGAAACTATTTACTGGCTTGAGCTCTTATTTGCAACAGATTATATATCAAAAGAAGAATTTGAAAATCTAAGGAATCAAGCATCGGAAATTTTAAAGATAATCAGAAGCATTATTATAACGACTAAAAATAAAACTCATAACTCATAA
- a CDS encoding glutathione peroxidase codes for MKKIFLLLLSFVAFLQSCTNQKSEISKAKTNELMGKTIYDFKVESLDGKEINFADFKGKKILIVNTASECGFTPQYADLEKVYEEYKDKLVVVGFPANNFGGQEPGTNTEIGAFCQKNFGVTFPLAAKVSVKGDDTAPIFKYLTERDLNGVKNTTILWNFTKFLVDENGKLIDSFVSTTKPTDQAITKYLK; via the coding sequence ATGAAAAAGATTTTTTTATTGCTGCTATCTTTTGTAGCCTTCTTACAGAGTTGTACTAATCAGAAAAGTGAAATTTCTAAAGCTAAAACCAACGAACTTATGGGAAAAACAATATATGATTTCAAAGTTGAAAGCCTGGATGGCAAAGAAATCAATTTTGCTGATTTTAAAGGAAAGAAAATCCTTATTGTAAATACTGCCTCAGAATGTGGTTTTACTCCACAATATGCTGATTTGGAAAAGGTATATGAAGAGTATAAAGATAAATTGGTAGTTGTTGGCTTTCCTGCGAATAATTTCGGAGGTCAGGAGCCGGGAACCAATACTGAGATCGGAGCTTTTTGCCAGAAAAACTTTGGGGTAACATTTCCATTGGCCGCTAAAGTTTCTGTAAAGGGAGATGATACTGCTCCCATTTTTAAGTACTTGACAGAGAGAGACTTAAATGGTGTTAAAAATACAACCATCCTTTGGAATTTTACCAAATTCTTAGTAGATGAGAATGGCAAACTAATCGACAGCTTTGTAAGTACTACAAAACCGACAGATCAGGCAATTACGAAGTATTTGAAATAA
- a CDS encoding GNAT family N-acetyltransferase, whose protein sequence is MNNTITHPDNNAPTDTDIVFVKTIPGLGVFELRPIDIEMDIPLIHDWVNRDYAIYWEMNGFSQEEVRETYYNILEKAEVYVGEFNNKVTFLLECYDPQDDIVGEYYESQKGDRGMHILVAPAEKNIPNFTWSIFTVILDFIFSDGKNKRIVVEPDARNHKIHSLNRRAGFVFQQILDLPHKQAHLEICTREDYYHALQTI, encoded by the coding sequence ATGAATAATACAATAACTCATCCTGATAATAATGCGCCAACGGATACTGATATTGTTTTTGTAAAAACAATTCCAGGTTTAGGTGTTTTTGAGCTACGTCCAATTGATATAGAAATGGATATCCCGTTGATTCATGATTGGGTTAACCGTGATTATGCCATTTATTGGGAGATGAATGGATTTTCCCAAGAAGAAGTAAGGGAGACTTATTACAATATTCTGGAAAAAGCAGAGGTTTATGTTGGGGAATTTAATAACAAGGTTACTTTCTTATTAGAATGTTACGATCCTCAAGATGATATTGTTGGCGAATATTACGAATCACAAAAAGGGGATAGGGGCATGCATATCCTGGTTGCTCCTGCAGAGAAAAATATTCCGAATTTTACCTGGAGTATTTTTACGGTCATTCTTGATTTTATTTTTAGTGATGGTAAAAATAAACGTATCGTGGTAGAACCCGATGCAAGGAACCATAAAATTCATTCATTGAATAGAAGAGCAGGATTCGTTTTTCAACAAATCCTTGATTTGCCTCACAAACAAGCTCATCTTGAAATTTGTACCCGAGAAGATTATTATCATGCATTACAAACGATTTAA
- a CDS encoding GNAT family N-acetyltransferase, with the protein MGTYKPVYSTTIPDFGTIDFRPLQLETDAITIHDWVNRDYAQYWGMQGKDLEEVRLEYEKIIKESDVFIGLVNGEVSFLLERYNPQLDIIGNYYAAKDYDCGIHIIVAPPTKPIHQFTWHIFSSIIKFIFRDLTVERIVVEPDIRNKKMFDICHRVGFEDADIVHLPHKTALLAFCTREQFIKKIDSFNLNYTEMNNENQLEFPEKAITHIQPGVWEKANRLLLKKAICEFSHELLIAPVLEADHQYSLTSDDQSIQYTFKAEPLAMNHLNIEVNSISKYENGVLISLDAVDFIREFKTSLGISEQLLPSYIEEIISTLYGSCYKLLKENSTSKSLANSDFQTIEQAMMEGHPGFVANNGRIGYNSMDYKAYAPESGNPFKILWLAGHRDRTVYAGTQKLDYDSLIQQELGSETIAKFNATISEQGQDPDDYFFIPVHPWQWFNKLANLFSPEIAKQKLICVGYGPDLYQAQQSIRTLFNLSNPKKLYTKTSLSILNMGFMRGLPVFYLGTAPEMAEWLDQLLSGDPYLQKVGFGMLGEVASVSYINPYFESFGKHNPYNKMIASLWRESPVAKLKNNEQLMTMAALLHLDKDGNSLLSEIIKASSLSIDHWLSEYFKVYLSPLLHCFYQYDLVFMPHGENIILGLENHVPVRSFMKDITEEAAILNPDVVIPKNIDRIYAEVPEDVKLLSIFIDVFDGFFRFMSAILVSSDGYSEDRYWELVAECISDYQEQNSHLNAKFEQYDLFTNEFQLSCLNRLQLNNNKTMIDLDDPVALLQFQGKLQNPIAPYKRIIA; encoded by the coding sequence ATGGGTACATATAAACCTGTATATAGCACCACCATTCCGGATTTTGGAACTATAGATTTTCGTCCGCTTCAATTGGAAACAGATGCTATAACCATTCACGATTGGGTCAATCGTGATTATGCACAATATTGGGGAATGCAAGGAAAAGACCTCGAAGAAGTTCGTTTAGAATATGAAAAAATTATCAAAGAATCTGATGTCTTTATAGGGTTGGTCAATGGTGAAGTTTCATTTTTACTGGAACGCTATAACCCACAATTAGATATCATTGGGAATTACTATGCTGCGAAGGATTATGACTGTGGTATTCATATTATTGTGGCACCACCAACAAAACCAATACATCAGTTTACGTGGCATATTTTTTCAAGTATTATCAAATTTATTTTCAGAGACCTAACGGTTGAACGTATCGTAGTTGAGCCGGATATCAGAAATAAGAAAATGTTTGATATCTGCCACCGCGTAGGTTTTGAAGATGCTGATATCGTGCACTTACCACATAAAACTGCTTTACTGGCATTTTGTACAAGAGAACAATTCATTAAAAAAATAGATTCATTTAACCTTAATTATACCGAGATGAACAACGAAAATCAATTAGAGTTTCCGGAAAAAGCAATTACTCATATACAACCTGGAGTTTGGGAAAAAGCCAATCGTTTGCTGTTAAAAAAAGCTATCTGTGAGTTTTCGCATGAACTTTTAATAGCGCCTGTTTTAGAAGCTGATCATCAATATTCACTGACCTCTGATGACCAATCGATTCAATATACTTTTAAAGCAGAACCACTTGCGATGAACCATTTGAATATTGAAGTGAATTCGATCTCAAAATATGAAAATGGGGTATTAATTTCTTTAGACGCTGTTGATTTTATTCGGGAATTTAAAACCAGCTTAGGAATTTCGGAGCAACTACTTCCTTCCTACATAGAAGAAATTATCAGTACATTATACGGAAGCTGTTATAAATTATTAAAAGAGAACTCCACATCCAAATCATTGGCCAATTCTGACTTCCAAACTATTGAGCAGGCTATGATGGAAGGTCATCCTGGTTTTGTTGCCAATAATGGTAGAATCGGTTATAATAGTATGGATTATAAAGCTTATGCACCCGAATCCGGAAACCCGTTTAAAATTTTGTGGCTTGCCGGACACCGTGACAGAACAGTTTATGCCGGAACTCAGAAGCTGGATTATGATAGTTTAATTCAACAGGAATTAGGATCAGAAACCATTGCAAAATTCAATGCTACTATTTCAGAACAAGGACAAGATCCTGACGACTATTTCTTTATTCCTGTACATCCATGGCAATGGTTTAATAAACTGGCTAATTTATTTTCTCCTGAAATTGCGAAACAAAAACTGATATGTGTAGGGTATGGCCCCGATTTATATCAGGCACAGCAATCTATCAGAACTCTATTTAATCTTAGTAATCCTAAAAAGTTATATACCAAAACATCACTCTCTATATTAAATATGGGCTTTATGCGAGGCTTACCTGTATTTTATTTAGGAACAGCTCCGGAGATGGCAGAATGGTTAGATCAATTATTAAGTGGGGATCCGTATCTTCAAAAAGTTGGTTTTGGAATGTTGGGTGAAGTTGCTTCTGTAAGTTATATCAATCCATATTTTGAAAGTTTTGGAAAGCATAACCCATACAATAAAATGATTGCTTCGTTATGGAGAGAAAGTCCGGTTGCAAAACTTAAAAATAACGAACAGCTAATGACAATGGCAGCACTTCTGCACCTTGATAAAGACGGAAACTCTCTATTATCTGAGATTATAAAAGCATCTTCGTTATCCATAGATCATTGGCTTTCTGAATACTTCAAGGTTTATTTAAGTCCTTTATTACATTGCTTTTATCAGTATGATTTGGTATTTATGCCTCATGGAGAAAACATTATTTTAGGATTGGAAAATCATGTTCCGGTGCGTTCTTTTATGAAGGATATTACTGAAGAAGCAGCTATCCTGAATCCTGATGTTGTGATTCCGAAAAATATAGACCGAATTTATGCGGAAGTCCCTGAAGATGTAAAATTATTATCAATATTTATTGATGTTTTTGATGGATTTTTCCGTTTCATGTCGGCTATTTTAGTTTCGAGTGATGGATACTCTGAAGACCGTTATTGGGAATTGGTAGCAGAGTGTATCTCTGATTATCAGGAACAGAATTCACATTTAAATGCCAAATTCGAACAATATGATTTATTTACAAATGAATTCCAATTGTCTTGTCTCAACCGTTTGCAGCTTAATAATAATAAAACGATGATTGATCTCGATGATCCTGTAGCTTTATTGCAATTTCAAGGAAAATTGCAAAATCCGATTGCACCGTATAAAAGAATAATCGCTTAA
- a CDS encoding IucA/IucC family protein, translated as MITPTQNIQHLTKKNWDKANAVLLKKTLSEFAHELLIQPVSKGNNSYIVSSPDKKTEYTFEATILALNHWSIPVDSIKRTIEGRNCPLRLLEFIIEFKDILGISSSLLPTYLEEITSTLYSTAYKIANEKYTSKDLLALDYQIIEHAMTEGHPCFVANSGKNGFNIDDFEAFSPEANTPVKLLWIAGNKSRATFTAIDTLDYQQVLQQELSAENITAFENILKSQDLNSEDYYFFPVHPWQWFNKLALIFAQDIAESNLVCLRYGDDDYSAQQSIRTFFNTSSPEKFYAKTALSVINMGFMRGLSPYYMESTPAITEWVANLVENDSYLQQKGFTLLGEVATIGYRNFLYEPLGRSIPHNKMLATLWRESPIPKLSEGQSIMTMAALLHIDQSGSAFIVDLIEKSGISAKSWINHYLDAYLSPLLHCFYEHEMVFMPHGENLILILENHIPIKAIMKDITEEVMLFNGQIPLPEKVKRIHIDMKEPLKILCIFNDIFQFYFRFLSAILSESKTLSEEDFWSAVADCIHQYQLSQPHLHEQFKKYDLFVSEFDSCCLNRLQLRNNKQMLDLADPPESLQFVGKLKNPIAVFSETLNPVLD; from the coding sequence ATGATAACACCTACCCAAAATATACAACACCTAACGAAAAAAAATTGGGACAAAGCAAATGCTGTTTTGCTGAAGAAAACCTTGAGTGAATTTGCACACGAATTATTAATTCAGCCGGTTTCCAAGGGGAATAACTCTTATATTGTTTCTTCTCCCGATAAGAAGACTGAATATACTTTTGAAGCCACCATTTTAGCTCTAAATCATTGGTCAATTCCCGTCGATTCTATAAAAAGAACAATCGAAGGAAGAAATTGTCCTTTACGTTTATTGGAGTTCATAATTGAATTTAAAGATATTTTAGGAATAAGCAGTAGCTTACTACCAACATATCTAGAAGAAATAACAAGTACATTATACAGTACCGCATATAAAATTGCCAATGAAAAATATACTTCAAAAGATTTATTAGCACTGGATTACCAAATTATTGAACATGCAATGACTGAAGGGCATCCTTGTTTTGTAGCTAACAGTGGTAAAAATGGTTTTAATATTGATGATTTTGAAGCGTTTTCTCCGGAAGCGAATACTCCTGTAAAATTATTATGGATTGCCGGAAATAAGAGTAGGGCGACATTTACAGCCATTGACACGTTAGATTATCAGCAGGTATTACAACAGGAATTATCTGCAGAAAATATTACAGCGTTTGAAAATATATTGAAATCTCAAGATTTAAATAGTGAAGATTATTATTTCTTTCCTGTACATCCGTGGCAATGGTTTAATAAACTGGCTTTGATTTTTGCTCAGGATATTGCTGAAAGCAATTTGGTTTGTTTGAGATATGGGGATGATGATTATTCTGCACAACAATCGATTCGTACATTTTTTAATACCTCTTCACCGGAGAAATTCTATGCAAAAACAGCACTTTCCGTAATTAATATGGGATTCATGCGAGGGCTGTCTCCATATTATATGGAAAGTACACCAGCAATCACCGAATGGGTAGCCAATCTTGTTGAAAATGATTCGTATTTACAACAAAAAGGCTTTACGCTTTTGGGGGAAGTGGCTACAATTGGATATCGCAATTTTCTATACGAGCCTTTAGGTCGAAGTATTCCACATAATAAAATGTTAGCTACCTTATGGCGCGAAAGTCCGATTCCAAAACTTTCGGAAGGACAAAGCATTATGACGATGGCGGCTTTGCTGCATATTGATCAGTCAGGAAGTGCTTTTATTGTTGACCTGATTGAGAAGTCTGGGATTAGTGCGAAGTCCTGGATAAACCATTATTTAGACGCTTACCTTTCGCCTTTATTACATTGTTTTTATGAACATGAAATGGTTTTTATGCCTCATGGTGAAAACCTGATTTTAATATTAGAAAATCATATTCCCATAAAAGCGATTATGAAAGATATTACTGAAGAGGTAATGCTTTTTAATGGGCAAATTCCATTGCCTGAAAAAGTAAAGCGTATCCATATTGATATGAAAGAGCCCTTGAAAATATTATGTATTTTTAATGATATTTTTCAATTCTATTTCCGTTTTCTTTCCGCTATTTTATCCGAGAGCAAAACGCTTTCAGAAGAAGATTTCTGGTCAGCGGTTGCTGACTGTATCCACCAATATCAGCTGTCACAACCTCATTTACATGAACAATTTAAGAAATACGATTTATTTGTATCTGAATTTGACTCATGTTGTCTTAATCGTTTACAGCTGCGTAATAATAAACAAATGCTTGATTTAGCAGATCCACCTGAAAGCCTTCAGTTCGTTGGGAAGCTAAAGAATCCTATAGCTGTTTTTAGCGAAACTTTAAATCCTGTTTTAGACTGA
- a CDS encoding phospho-sugar mutase yields the protein MTTLEKAKLWLSDTFDQETRDAVQLLIDSNSPDLEDSFYRELEFGTGGMRGIMGVGTNRLNKYTLGQATQGLANYMLKQFPNEEIKVAIAYDVRNNSKEFGKLVADVLTANGIKVLLFKDHRPTPELSFTVRDKKCNGGIVLTASHNPPEYNGYKVYWNDGAQIVPPHDEAIINEVYSVKFDEIKFDGNDDLIEWIGEEQDDVYIDACIENSTYQNVGKENLNIVFTSIHGTTYTTIPKALAKAGFKKVDLVKEQMIPSGNFTTVESPNPEEPAALEMAMDLARITNADIVIGTDPDGDRLGIAVRNLDGEMQLLNGNQTNTILTYYILNEWRKLDKITGKEFIGSTIVTSDIFFDIAQKFGVACKAGLTGFKWIGKMIREAEGKEKFVCGGEESFGFMTGDFVRDKDSCGSILLACEIAAWCKANGRTMYQYMIEIYQETGMYYEGLVNLVRKGRDGAEEIQNMMKNFRENPPKQIAGSPVEEVKDFKEQTNFIVSKNEKQVMNEIPKSNVLIYYTQDGTKVCVRPSGTEPKIKFYISVKDIITSEADFREKLESLDEKIDQVKKDLELN from the coding sequence ATGACAACATTAGAAAAAGCAAAACTTTGGTTAAGTGATACATTCGATCAAGAAACGAGAGATGCTGTTCAACTTCTTATTGATAGCAATTCCCCTGATCTGGAAGACTCTTTTTATAGAGAGCTCGAATTCGGAACCGGAGGGATGAGAGGAATTATGGGAGTTGGAACTAATCGTTTAAATAAATATACTTTAGGGCAAGCTACACAGGGACTTGCGAATTATATGCTAAAGCAATTCCCTAATGAGGAAATCAAGGTAGCTATTGCTTATGATGTACGTAATAATTCCAAAGAATTTGGAAAACTGGTTGCTGATGTTTTAACAGCTAACGGAATTAAAGTACTGCTTTTCAAAGATCACAGACCTACTCCTGAATTATCTTTCACGGTTCGTGACAAAAAATGTAACGGTGGAATTGTTTTAACAGCTTCACATAATCCACCAGAATATAACGGATACAAAGTATATTGGAATGACGGAGCACAAATTGTTCCGCCACATGATGAAGCAATCATCAATGAAGTATATTCTGTGAAGTTTGATGAAATTAAATTTGATGGGAACGATGATCTGATCGAATGGATCGGAGAAGAGCAGGATGATGTATACATCGATGCTTGTATTGAAAACTCTACTTATCAGAACGTAGGAAAAGAAAACTTGAATATTGTATTTACTTCCATTCATGGAACTACCTATACAACGATTCCAAAGGCTTTAGCAAAAGCAGGATTTAAAAAAGTAGACCTTGTTAAAGAGCAAATGATTCCTAGTGGTAACTTCACTACAGTGGAATCTCCTAATCCTGAAGAACCGGCAGCATTGGAAATGGCTATGGATTTGGCAAGAATTACAAATGCTGATATTGTTATTGGAACAGATCCTGATGGAGACCGGTTAGGAATTGCAGTAAGAAACCTTGATGGTGAAATGCAGTTATTGAATGGTAACCAAACCAACACTATTCTAACCTACTATATTCTTAATGAATGGAGAAAACTGGATAAAATTACAGGGAAGGAATTTATAGGCTCTACCATTGTAACTTCAGATATCTTCTTTGATATTGCCCAAAAATTTGGAGTGGCTTGTAAAGCGGGTCTTACAGGATTTAAATGGATAGGTAAAATGATTCGTGAGGCAGAAGGAAAAGAAAAGTTTGTATGTGGGGGGGAAGAAAGTTTCGGGTTTATGACCGGAGATTTTGTTAGAGACAAAGACTCTTGCGGTAGTATTTTGCTGGCTTGCGAAATAGCAGCATGGTGTAAAGCTAATGGCAGAACGATGTATCAGTACATGATAGAAATTTATCAGGAAACCGGAATGTATTATGAAGGATTGGTCAATCTTGTAAGAAAGGGTAGAGATGGAGCTGAAGAAATCCAGAACATGATGAAAAACTTCCGTGAAAACCCACCTAAGCAGATTGCAGGTTCTCCGGTTGAAGAAGTAAAAGATTTTAAAGAACAAACCAACTTTATCGTTTCCAAAAATGAGAAGCAGGTAATGAATGAGATTCCAAAATCTAATGTTCTGATTTATTATACGCAGGACGGAACTAAAGTGTGCGTACGACCTTCAGGTACAGAACCTAAAATTAAATTTTACATTTCTGTAAAAGATATAATTACATCTGAAGCAGATTTCAGAGAAAAATTGGAATCTTTGGATGAGAAAATTGATCAGGTAAAGAAAGACTTAGAATTAAATTAA
- a CDS encoding pyridoxal phosphate-dependent aminotransferase: MKVSKLAANLIGSEIVKIGNEVNDLKAKGAEIANLTIGDLNSNIYPIPAKLKEEIQKAYQNNLTNYPPANGLLSLRTEVSKDLKNRWNLDYSPNDILITAGSRPLIYAVYKTIVDEGDKIIYPIPSWNNNHYAYLTSADAVEVKTTPENNFLPTAADLKPHLSGAVLLALCSPLNPTGTMFTKDQLSEICELILEENKKRGADEKPLYLMYDQIYSNLTFDAKHFDPVSLFPEMKEYTIYIDGISKCLAATGVRVGWGFGPAHIIDKMKALLTHVGAWAPKPEQEATAKFYQNTEDVNTFVHDFKGKLEEILKVLHKGIQDLKGKGLAVESIEPMGALYLTIKLDYIGKTKPDGTVIENSSDLVFYLINEAGVALVPFSAFGEEKSEPWFRASVGGLAVNEIEVMMPKLEQALNGLK; this comes from the coding sequence GTGAAAGTTTCAAAATTAGCGGCGAACCTGATTGGTTCTGAAATTGTAAAAATTGGTAATGAAGTAAATGATTTAAAAGCAAAAGGAGCGGAGATAGCCAATCTTACTATTGGTGACCTGAATTCTAATATCTATCCGATTCCTGCAAAATTGAAGGAAGAGATTCAGAAGGCTTATCAGAATAATCTGACGAATTATCCGCCTGCGAATGGACTTTTATCTTTAAGAACAGAGGTTTCTAAGGATCTTAAGAACCGATGGAATCTTGATTATTCTCCGAATGATATTCTGATTACTGCAGGTTCCAGACCTTTAATTTATGCAGTTTACAAAACTATTGTTGATGAAGGAGATAAAATTATCTATCCGATACCTTCATGGAATAATAATCACTATGCATACCTTACATCAGCTGATGCCGTTGAAGTGAAAACAACACCGGAAAACAATTTTTTACCTACTGCTGCAGATCTTAAGCCTCACTTAAGCGGAGCTGTTTTATTAGCGCTTTGCTCACCATTGAACCCTACGGGAACGATGTTTACAAAAGATCAGCTTTCAGAAATTTGTGAACTGATTTTAGAAGAAAACAAAAAAAGAGGTGCAGATGAAAAGCCGTTGTACTTAATGTATGACCAGATTTACTCTAATCTTACTTTTGATGCTAAACATTTTGATCCTGTTTCTCTTTTTCCAGAAATGAAAGAATACACGATCTATATTGACGGTATTTCAAAATGTCTTGCTGCGACAGGTGTTCGTGTTGGATGGGGCTTTGGTCCTGCTCATATCATCGACAAAATGAAAGCGTTACTCACTCACGTAGGAGCATGGGCGCCAAAACCGGAACAAGAAGCTACCGCAAAATTCTATCAGAATACAGAAGATGTCAATACTTTTGTACATGACTTTAAAGGAAAGCTGGAGGAAATCCTGAAAGTTTTACACAAAGGAATCCAGGACCTTAAAGGAAAAGGTTTGGCAGTAGAAAGCATTGAACCGATGGGAGCTCTTTATCTTACGATCAAATTAGACTATATTGGTAAAACTAAACCAGATGGTACTGTGATTGAAAACTCTTCTGATCTTGTATTTTATCTGATCAATGAAGCTGGAGTAGCATTGGTCCCGTTCTCTGCCTTTGGAGAAGAAAAATCAGAACCTTGGTTCCGTGCTTCCGTAGGTGGATTAGCAGTAAATGAAATCGAAGTGATGATGCCAAAACTTGAGCAGGCACTGAACGGTTTGAAATAA
- the kdsB gene encoding 3-deoxy-manno-octulosonate cytidylyltransferase, with translation MKIIAVIPARYEASRFPGKLMQILGEKTVITTTYQNVVETGLFDEVFVASDSDIIYNEIVANGGKAVMTGQHETGSDRIAEAVQNIDCDIVINVQGDEPFLKTEPLRQLIEVFRQDDNQEISLASLKIKLTEKEEVENPNNVKVITDNNGFALYFSRSVIPFHRETSYKVDYFKHIGVYAFRKHALLQFSKLEMKPLEISEKIECIRYLEYGMKIKMIETNFIGVGIDTPEDLEKARKLIG, from the coding sequence ATGAAGATTATAGCCGTTATTCCTGCTCGTTATGAAGCAAGCCGCTTTCCAGGAAAATTAATGCAGATTTTAGGAGAGAAAACCGTAATTACCACGACTTATCAGAATGTTGTAGAAACGGGACTGTTTGATGAAGTCTTTGTAGCCAGTGATTCGGATATTATTTATAATGAAATTGTTGCTAATGGAGGAAAAGCTGTGATGACCGGTCAACATGAAACAGGGAGTGATCGTATTGCAGAAGCTGTTCAGAATATTGATTGTGATATTGTGATCAATGTGCAAGGGGATGAGCCTTTTCTTAAAACAGAGCCTTTAAGACAGCTTATAGAGGTTTTCAGACAAGATGATAATCAGGAAATATCTTTAGCTTCCTTAAAAATAAAACTTACTGAAAAAGAAGAAGTTGAAAACCCTAATAATGTAAAGGTAATTACAGACAACAATGGATTTGCTCTTTATTTCAGCCGTTCTGTAATTCCGTTTCACAGGGAAACTTCTTACAAGGTAGATTATTTTAAACATATTGGAGTGTATGCATTCAGGAAACATGCCTTGCTCCAATTTTCTAAGTTGGAAATGAAGCCTTTGGAAATTTCAGAAAAGATTGAATGTATCCGTTATCTGGAATACGGAATGAAAATCAAAATGATAGAGACTAACTTTATAGGTGTAGGGATCGATACTCCCGAAGACTTGGAGAAAGCCCGAAAACTGATAGGTTAA
- a CDS encoding LolA-like protein yields MKKLLLVLVLIYSQIAWAQTAKEIIDKNIELSGGLTNWKLLNSVLLQGKVILGIKDEYPIKIYQQRPNLTKTVLTINNKETAIEGYDGSKGYAMNYAANKVQEYQSYVAESFDNDFIEWENKGFDAKYLGKEKVGEIYCHKVELTKNVNKNFYYFDTNTYMLLKEVKKDETLIYSDYKKVGNLVMPFRIESSSSKKDGDFVMQINKIDVNKVFPGNTFKF; encoded by the coding sequence ATGAAGAAATTACTTTTAGTACTCGTCCTGATCTATTCGCAAATAGCATGGGCACAGACCGCAAAGGAGATTATAGATAAAAATATTGAATTATCCGGTGGACTAACGAACTGGAAGTTATTAAACTCAGTATTGCTGCAGGGTAAAGTAATTTTAGGAATCAAAGATGAATACCCGATCAAAATTTATCAGCAACGTCCCAATCTAACCAAGACCGTTCTTACCATCAATAATAAAGAAACTGCTATTGAAGGGTATGATGGAAGTAAGGGATATGCAATGAATTATGCAGCTAATAAAGTTCAGGAGTATCAGAGCTATGTTGCCGAAAGTTTTGATAACGATTTTATTGAGTGGGAAAATAAAGGTTTTGATGCAAAATATTTAGGGAAAGAAAAAGTAGGAGAGATCTATTGCCATAAAGTAGAACTTACAAAAAATGTCAATAAGAACTTTTATTACTTTGATACGAATACGTATATGCTCTTAAAAGAAGTAAAGAAGGATGAAACATTAATTTATTCTGATTACAAAAAAGTGGGTAATCTGGTAATGCCTTTCAGAATAGAGTCTTCAAGTTCTAAAAAAGATGGTGACTTTGTCATGCAGATTAATAAGATAGACGTTAATAAAGTATTTCCGGGTAATACTTTTAAATTCTAA